One genomic segment of Actinoplanes ianthinogenes includes these proteins:
- a CDS encoding heavy metal-binding domain-containing protein: protein MTGEHAALLSAAGFDLVGQVFGSTVMQIGWAGWSGCGWRPGYLGPAVLPPRSTGFAAYSSALRTGRFTALDRMRRQAVALGADGVVGVRLTEQPRDEQKREFTAVGAAVRSRGRQRPGTPFTTDLGPADVAKLLAAGWVPAGVVYGLEVAVRHDDWRTASSLGFLVGNTEMAGYTELLTHVRAQARRDFAGRVAALGADAALMSGLRSRTWAIEVGERHTDRAASCLMTGTAIARFRTGRRPVPAGLTVLPLRSSR from the coding sequence GTGACGGGTGAGCACGCCGCGCTGCTCTCGGCAGCCGGATTCGACCTGGTCGGCCAGGTCTTCGGCAGCACCGTGATGCAGATCGGCTGGGCCGGCTGGTCCGGCTGCGGCTGGCGGCCCGGTTACCTGGGCCCGGCGGTCCTGCCGCCGCGGTCGACCGGGTTCGCGGCGTACTCCTCGGCGCTGCGCACCGGCCGGTTCACCGCCCTGGACCGGATGCGCCGCCAGGCCGTCGCGCTCGGCGCCGACGGTGTGGTGGGGGTGCGGCTCACCGAGCAGCCGAGGGACGAGCAGAAACGCGAGTTCACCGCGGTCGGCGCCGCGGTGCGCTCGCGCGGGCGGCAGCGGCCCGGCACTCCGTTCACCACCGATCTCGGCCCGGCCGACGTCGCGAAGCTGCTGGCCGCGGGCTGGGTGCCGGCGGGGGTCGTCTACGGGCTCGAGGTCGCGGTCCGGCACGACGACTGGCGGACCGCCTCCTCGCTCGGCTTCCTGGTCGGCAACACCGAGATGGCCGGGTACACCGAGCTGCTCACCCACGTCCGGGCCCAGGCCCGGCGGGATTTCGCCGGCCGGGTGGCCGCGCTGGGCGCCGACGCCGCGCTGATGTCCGGGCTCCGGTCGCGGACGTGGGCGATCGAGGTCGGGGAGCGCCACACCGACCGGGCCGCCTCGTGCCTGATGACCGGCACCGCGATCGCCCGGTTCCGCACCGGACGCCGGCCCGTCCCGGCCGGCCTCACCGTCCTGCCGCTACGGAGCAGCCGATGA
- a CDS encoding cellulose binding domain-containing protein, with product MYVSLRRRAGAGIVLLALVSAVAGVPSAAGAAATDVRVDVDARAGLATVGDAALGVNHAVWDSQLGTPAVTDLLKDAGVQMVRYPGGSYADIYHWQTHTAPGGYVAPNTDFDTFMAGAQRTGAQPMIIANYGTGTAQEAADWVRYANVTKKYGARYWTIGNENYGNGHYGASWEADDHADKSPKEYAENVVAYATAMKAVDPTIKVGAVLTMPGNWPDGIVASGDSGTWNQEVLTRAGAAIDFVDVHWYPGGSTAAEGLGKTAQIQDAVYLLRRQIDQYAGAGASRIGISMTETNVDVGRNTQPGALFLADVYSGLLAQGVFTVQWWNVHNGPDKATTIAGQTDFNDFGLLSSGTCTADNSACEPPLNTPFAPYHALSLLGDFAHTGDQFVGTGSDNALVSAHAVRRADGDLAVLVINKDPDAAHTVSLNYHGFTPSAAVPVVETFTNGADGLTSGAAGTAGTQTLAPYSLALVTVHPSRTENAAPKAPGRLAATATDRTASISWAASGPGLKYEVYRQNGGVSELLGETTGTSLTVPNLVPGRRYTVNVLARDGAGRLSPASAPLTFTTGSPAASSCTVKFRDTNDWGNGYVGSIDITNNGPAAINGWTLTFTWPTGWQALSSGWNATWNQDGRTVRVTSDGGLTAGASTSVGFVGSYSGPNVLPESFTLNGTVCTTV from the coding sequence ATGTATGTGTCACTCCGGCGGCGCGCCGGCGCGGGCATCGTCCTGCTCGCGCTGGTCAGCGCCGTCGCGGGCGTGCCATCGGCCGCCGGCGCCGCCGCCACCGACGTCCGGGTCGACGTGGACGCCCGGGCCGGGCTCGCCACCGTCGGCGACGCCGCGCTCGGCGTCAACCACGCCGTCTGGGACTCGCAGCTCGGCACTCCGGCCGTCACCGACCTGCTCAAGGACGCCGGTGTGCAGATGGTCCGGTATCCGGGCGGCTCCTACGCCGACATCTATCACTGGCAGACGCACACCGCGCCGGGCGGGTACGTCGCGCCGAACACCGACTTCGACACGTTCATGGCCGGGGCGCAGCGGACGGGCGCCCAGCCGATGATCATCGCGAACTACGGCACCGGGACGGCGCAGGAGGCGGCCGACTGGGTGCGGTACGCCAACGTGACCAAGAAGTACGGCGCCCGGTACTGGACGATCGGCAACGAGAACTACGGCAACGGGCACTACGGCGCGTCGTGGGAGGCCGACGACCACGCCGACAAGAGTCCGAAGGAGTACGCGGAGAACGTCGTCGCCTACGCCACCGCGATGAAGGCGGTCGACCCGACGATCAAGGTGGGCGCGGTGCTCACCATGCCGGGGAACTGGCCGGACGGCATCGTGGCGTCCGGTGACAGCGGCACCTGGAACCAGGAGGTGCTCACCCGGGCCGGCGCCGCGATCGACTTCGTGGACGTGCACTGGTACCCGGGCGGGAGCACGGCGGCCGAGGGGCTCGGCAAGACCGCGCAGATCCAGGACGCGGTCTACCTGCTGCGCAGGCAGATCGACCAGTACGCCGGCGCCGGCGCGAGCCGGATCGGGATCAGCATGACCGAGACCAACGTGGACGTCGGACGCAACACCCAGCCGGGTGCGCTGTTCCTGGCCGACGTCTACAGCGGGCTGCTCGCCCAGGGCGTCTTCACGGTGCAGTGGTGGAACGTGCACAACGGCCCGGACAAGGCCACCACGATCGCCGGGCAGACCGACTTCAACGACTTCGGGCTGCTGTCCAGCGGGACCTGCACGGCGGACAACTCGGCCTGCGAGCCGCCGCTGAACACGCCGTTCGCGCCGTACCACGCGCTGTCGCTGCTCGGGGACTTCGCGCACACCGGGGACCAGTTCGTCGGGACCGGCAGCGACAACGCCCTGGTCAGTGCGCACGCGGTGCGGCGGGCCGACGGCGACCTCGCGGTCCTGGTGATCAACAAGGACCCGGACGCGGCGCACACCGTGTCGCTGAACTACCACGGGTTCACGCCGTCGGCGGCGGTGCCGGTGGTCGAGACGTTCACCAACGGCGCGGACGGGCTGACCAGCGGCGCGGCCGGGACGGCGGGGACGCAGACGCTGGCGCCGTACTCGCTGGCGCTGGTCACGGTGCATCCCAGCCGTACCGAAAACGCCGCGCCGAAGGCGCCGGGCCGGCTCGCCGCGACCGCGACCGACCGGACCGCGAGCATCTCCTGGGCCGCTTCCGGCCCGGGGCTGAAGTACGAGGTGTACCGGCAGAACGGCGGCGTCAGTGAGCTGCTCGGCGAGACGACCGGCACCTCGCTGACCGTGCCCAACCTGGTGCCGGGCCGGCGGTACACGGTCAACGTGCTCGCCCGGGACGGCGCCGGGCGGCTGTCCCCGGCCTCGGCGCCGCTGACCTTCACCACCGGCAGCCCGGCGGCCTCGTCGTGCACGGTCAAGTTCCGCGACACCAACGACTGGGGCAACGGGTACGTCGGCTCGATCGACATCACCAACAACGGGCCGGCCGCGATCAACGGCTGGACCCTGACCTTCACCTGGCCGACCGGCTGGCAGGCGCTGAGCAGCGGCTGGAACGCCACCTGGAACCAGGACGGCCGCACGGTCCGGGTCACCAGTGACGGCGGTCTGACCGCCGGCGCGTCGACGAGCGTGGGCTTCGTCGGCTCCTACAGCGGCCCGAACGTGCTGCCGGAGTCGTTCACCCTCAACGGCACCGTCTGCACCACCGTCTGA
- a CDS encoding arylamine N-acetyltransferase family protein, translating to MDVTAYLDRIGVSRAATLRELTVAHQTAVPFENLGIHLGETISLDPDDLFDKIVRRRRGGFCYELNGLFALLLDELGHTVDRVAARVHRGEGRFGPLFDHLALLVDDAWLVDVGFGRFSSYPLRLDDRAGQSDPGGQFRLADTPDGDVLVHRDDAPQYLLERRPRPLTDFEPACWWQQTWPGSHFRQNPVCSRLDGADRVTLSARILIRTVAGTRVETVLDSDESLLSAYKTHFGIELDRLPSL from the coding sequence GTGGACGTCACCGCTTACCTGGACCGGATCGGCGTCTCGCGCGCGGCCACGCTGCGCGAGCTGACCGTGGCGCACCAGACCGCCGTCCCGTTCGAGAACCTCGGCATCCACCTCGGCGAGACCATCTCGCTCGACCCGGACGACCTGTTCGACAAGATCGTGCGCCGCCGCCGGGGCGGCTTCTGCTACGAGCTCAACGGCCTCTTCGCGCTCCTCCTCGACGAGCTCGGGCACACCGTCGACCGGGTCGCCGCGCGGGTGCACCGCGGCGAGGGCCGGTTCGGCCCGCTCTTCGACCACCTGGCCCTGCTCGTCGACGACGCCTGGCTGGTCGACGTCGGCTTCGGCCGCTTCAGCTCCTATCCGCTGCGCCTCGACGACCGCGCCGGCCAGTCCGACCCGGGCGGCCAGTTCCGCCTCGCCGACACCCCGGACGGCGACGTCCTGGTGCACCGCGACGACGCACCGCAGTACCTCCTGGAGCGCCGCCCCCGCCCGCTGACCGATTTTGAACCCGCCTGCTGGTGGCAGCAGACCTGGCCCGGCTCCCACTTCCGGCAGAACCCGGTCTGCTCCCGCCTGGACGGCGCCGACCGCGTCACCCTGAGCGCCCGCATCCTGATCCGCACCGTCGCCGGCACCCGCGTCGAGACCGTGCTGGACTCCGACGAGTCCCTGCTCAGCGCCTACAAAACCCACTTCGGCATCGAGCTGGACCGCCTCCCGTCACTCTAG
- a CDS encoding DUF6282 family protein codes for MSVIAMVEVVHPIPSDRARALVAGGYDTHVHVAPDVMERRIDDVTLARRFAEVGLAGFVLKSHYVPTAERAEVVRGVVPGVEALGALTLNGSVGGLNPVAVEIAGRQGARVVWLPTVDCANERAGRAAIQGATPPMWAALQDDLAARGIVAPAIEVVDEGGKIVPALHDVFAVLARHDMVLATGHLSGPEIVAAVDAAVDAGVRRIIVTHPEFTSQQLDVATQRRLASRGALLERCFTTAYTKKVSWDVLFAHIRAVGPEHSLLSSDLGQPFNPPVEDGLALLADRLLGAGFSEDEVRTMAVVNTRRVVGRP; via the coding sequence ATGTCGGTGATTGCGATGGTCGAGGTCGTGCATCCGATTCCCAGCGACCGCGCCCGCGCACTGGTGGCCGGCGGATACGACACGCACGTGCACGTCGCCCCGGACGTGATGGAGCGGCGGATCGACGACGTGACGCTGGCCCGGCGGTTCGCCGAGGTGGGGCTCGCCGGGTTCGTGCTCAAGTCGCACTACGTGCCGACCGCGGAGCGCGCCGAGGTGGTCCGCGGCGTGGTGCCCGGGGTCGAGGCGCTCGGCGCGCTCACCCTGAACGGCTCGGTCGGCGGGCTCAACCCGGTGGCCGTGGAGATCGCCGGGCGGCAGGGCGCGCGGGTGGTCTGGCTGCCGACCGTCGACTGCGCCAACGAGCGGGCCGGCCGGGCCGCGATCCAAGGCGCCACCCCGCCGATGTGGGCGGCGCTCCAGGACGACCTGGCCGCGCGGGGCATCGTCGCGCCGGCGATCGAGGTGGTCGACGAGGGCGGGAAGATCGTGCCGGCGCTGCACGACGTGTTCGCGGTGCTGGCCCGGCACGACATGGTGCTGGCCACCGGGCACCTGAGCGGGCCGGAGATCGTGGCGGCGGTGGACGCGGCCGTGGACGCCGGGGTGCGGCGGATCATCGTGACCCACCCCGAGTTCACCTCGCAGCAACTGGACGTCGCGACGCAGCGGCGGCTGGCTTCGCGCGGAGCGCTGCTGGAACGGTGCTTCACCACGGCGTACACGAAGAAGGTCTCCTGGGATGTGCTCTTCGCGCACATCCGGGCGGTCGGGCCGGAGCATTCGCTGCTCTCCAGCGACCTGGGGCAGCCGTTCAACCCGCCGGTGGAGGACGGGCTGGCGCTGCTCGCCGACCGGCTGCTCGGCGCCGGGTTCAGCGAGGACGAGGTCCGCACGATGGCGGTGGTCAACACCCGGCGTGTCGTCGGGCGCCCGTGA
- a CDS encoding response regulator transcription factor: MTRVLVVDDHPIMRRGLRAILEAEAWVAEVVEAATVADALRTVTGGQVGVVALDIALPDGDGIDAVRRIVRVSPVTRVLMLTMSDDEDLVARALRVGAHGYVLKDTEPGAVVDALRAVASGGFVLGPNVGGSLLSGVRPRPAPLPAPFDGLLPREIDLLAGLAEGESYGEIARRLGVSEKTTRNRASLLFTKLAVADRVQAALLAREAGITGARRHAGC; encoded by the coding sequence ATGACGAGGGTGCTGGTGGTCGACGACCATCCGATCATGCGCCGCGGGCTCCGGGCGATCCTGGAGGCCGAGGCCTGGGTCGCCGAGGTGGTGGAGGCGGCCACCGTCGCGGACGCCCTGCGCACCGTCACCGGGGGACAGGTCGGCGTGGTCGCCCTGGACATCGCCCTGCCGGACGGCGACGGCATCGACGCGGTCCGCCGGATCGTGCGGGTCAGCCCGGTCACCCGGGTGCTGATGCTGACCATGAGCGACGACGAGGACCTGGTGGCCCGGGCGCTGCGGGTGGGCGCGCACGGCTACGTGCTCAAGGACACCGAGCCGGGCGCCGTGGTCGACGCGCTGCGGGCGGTCGCCTCCGGCGGCTTCGTGCTCGGCCCCAACGTCGGCGGGTCGCTGCTCAGCGGTGTCCGGCCGCGGCCGGCGCCGCTGCCCGCGCCGTTCGACGGGCTGCTGCCGCGCGAGATCGACCTGCTGGCCGGGCTGGCGGAGGGGGAGAGTTACGGCGAGATCGCCCGGCGCCTCGGGGTCAGCGAGAAGACCACCCGCAACCGGGCCTCGCTGCTGTTCACCAAGCTGGCCGTGGCCGACCGGGTGCAGGCCGCGTTGCTCGCCCGGGAAGCCGGGATCACGGGCGCCCGACGACACGCCGGGTGTTGA